The DNA segment TACCGGCCGGCCCGGCGAGCGACAGCCCGGCGACCAGAAGTAGAATCAGGGCCGTCTTCATACAACCTCCATCAGCTTGATGCGTCGGTCATTTCTCTCACTTTGCCATCAGTCGGGCCAGAAGTGCGCGCTGGGCATGAAGCCGGTTCTCGGCCTGGTCGAGCACGACCGACTGAGGTCCGTCCAGCACGTCGTCGGTAATCTCGTCGCCCCGGTGCGCGGGCAGGCAGTGAAGTACCTTGCAATCCGGCTTTGCAAACGCCAGTAGTTCACGGTTGAGCTGGTATGGCCGGAATATTTTGCGCCGCTGCTCGGTCTCAGCCTCCTGACCCATTGAAGCCCACACATCGGTGTAGATGAAGTCCGCGTCAGTAGCGGCCTGGACCGGGTCGTAGGTCAAAACAATCTTTGCGCCGCTCCTACTTGCGTACTCCTGCGCCCTGTTCACTACCTGTTCCGGCGGTTCGAACCCGCGCGGCGTGGCCACGCGCAGATTGATGCCCATGAGTCCACAAGCCAGGAGCAGTGAGTTGCAGACATTGTTGCCGTCCCCAGTCCACGCTATTGTTACATCTTCCAGCCGACCGTGGTGCTCAAGTACGGTCAGGAGGTCAGCCAGAATCTGGCAGGGATGTTCGGCATCCGACAGCGCGTTGATGACCGGCTTTGTGGCGTTCTCAGCCAGGCCGATTATCTTCTCATGCTCGAACACACGAGCGATGATGCAGTCAACCCACCTTGACAGGTTGCGGGCCACGTCCGGCACCGATTCGCGCGTACCAAGCCCCACTTCCTGAGGGCCGAGATAGACCGTTGAACCGCCGAGCTGCCGAAACGCGACCTCGAATGTCACCCGCGTACGCAGAGACGGTTTCTCAAAAACAAGGGCGGCCGTCTTGCCTTCGGCCGGGGTCGGCCCTTTCTGGCTGGTGAGCGTCTTCTTTGATTCCTGCGAGCGAGCCAGCAGGTCCTGGATTTCAGATTTTGTCAGGTCGGCAATGGATACTAAGTCTTTCTTCATGACGATTCGTGTCCTTTCGCTTTGGCACGCAAAGAATAGAGAAAGCGGAGGGCCAGTCAAGGACGCATGCGGGATCCTCGCTTGACGCCGAGCTTCGTTTGGCCATCATAAAGATATGACCAGCGACCGCAGGAGCCTCACCGCAGTTGCAGTCGTCTCCTCGGCCTACATCGCGGCCCAGATGCTGTCGGATATCACCAGCCTGCGGATTGTGGTAATCGCCGGGTTCAGTGTTGACGCCGGTACGTTGGTGTACCCATTCACATTCACTCTCCGCGACCTGGTACACAAGACCGCGGGCATCAAGACCGCACGCTGGCTAATCATTACGGCCGCACTCATCAACCTGTGCATGGCTGGGCTGTTCGTGTTCGTGGCGAAACTTCCACCGGACGCAAGTGTCGGGCCGCAACTCGAGTTTGGCAAGGTGCTCGCTCCCACCACATGGGCACTGTGGCGGATAGTCATCGCCTCGATTATTGCCGAGGTGGTGTCTGAACTCGTGGACGGCGAAGTATATCAGCTCTGGGTCAACAAGGTCGGCCACCGGCTTCAGTGGATGAGAGTGCTTGCCTCCAACTCAGTCAGCGTGCCCCTTGACTCGGCCCTGTTCTGCTCGCTTGCATTCATCGGCCGGATGCCTCTTGCGGTTGTGGTTTCTATCTTCTTGGCCAACATCTTGGCCAAGGGCGTCACCACGCTCGTGTCGCTGCCCATGATATACACGGTACGCGAGCGGAGCACCCAAGACCAGGCTGTTTGACCCGGATTCGGCCTGTGTTAGGATAGACGCATGAGGAACTGGGGCAGAGTGCCATTGGCTTGCCTTTTCATGTTGGCGGCTGCTGCGCCGGCAGGGCAGCTTTCGGACTGGCGGAAGGAGCAGGCGGTGATGGATTCGCTGGGTCGGGTGCATCCGAGGTTTCGGGCAAGGTGGCTTGAGGAGCGCGGACTCAGGGACGAGTACTGGCAGGGATGCGTCATTCCACAAGACAGCGGAATCCGGTGCATTGGCCGTTGGAGCTACGGGCCGTCGTATGACGTTGACGGCAGGGTGACGCCAAGCGAAACGCTGGTGGCGCTGGCACGGGGTTCCGGAGTCAGCCTGCTCAGGTTCAGCCGACAGGATTCTCTGACAATCGAACCGCTGTCCGACGTGAACGCGGGCGGCATCATGAAGCGCGTGGCGGTGCGCGACAGCCTACTATATGTCGGCTCGACCGCCGGGCTGGAGATATGGAGCATCACCGATGAGCGGAACCCGGCGCAACGCTCATGGATTCACACGGCCCTGAACGACTTCGCAGTCCAAGATTCCTTCGCCTATGTCATCG comes from the candidate division WOR-3 bacterium genome and includes:
- a CDS encoding queuosine precursor transporter, whose amino-acid sequence is MTSDRRSLTAVAVVSSAYIAAQMLSDITSLRIVVIAGFSVDAGTLVYPFTFTLRDLVHKTAGIKTARWLIITAALINLCMAGLFVFVAKLPPDASVGPQLEFGKVLAPTTWALWRIVIASIIAEVVSELVDGEVYQLWVNKVGHRLQWMRVLASNSVSVPLDSALFCSLAFIGRMPLAVVVSIFLANILAKGVTTLVSLPMIYTVRERSTQDQAV
- the argF gene encoding ornithine carbamoyltransferase — protein: MKKDLVSIADLTKSEIQDLLARSQESKKTLTSQKGPTPAEGKTAALVFEKPSLRTRVTFEVAFRQLGGSTVYLGPQEVGLGTRESVPDVARNLSRWVDCIIARVFEHEKIIGLAENATKPVINALSDAEHPCQILADLLTVLEHHGRLEDVTIAWTGDGNNVCNSLLLACGLMGINLRVATPRGFEPPEQVVNRAQEYASRSGAKIVLTYDPVQAATDADFIYTDVWASMGQEAETEQRRKIFRPYQLNRELLAFAKPDCKVLHCLPAHRGDEITDDVLDGPQSVVLDQAENRLHAQRALLARLMAK